A stretch of DNA from Cannabis sativa cultivar Pink pepper isolate KNU-18-1 chromosome X, ASM2916894v1, whole genome shotgun sequence:
ttttaaaattttgcaggatgacTTAAATAACTTTAATGTACACGACCAtaaaaaaaagactaaaaaaGTCTCTCGAATGCCAAAACAGGTTGGAGTATATCAGTGTGTCACTTTTAAAGAAGTGTATTGTTTTCGGCgagttaaatttttctaaattttgtaaaatttcttaaataattataatatacacgacaaaataaaaaatgactaAAAAAATTTGTCAGGTGCCGAAACAAATAGGAATAGATTTATACATCACTTTTAAAAGTATATCTTgtaaaatttcccaaaaaataattcttaattttataaatataataatataaatatatatataaatattaattaaattatatatataatatatatgcagTGTCTAAAGTGCACGACATAGACAAAACTTCAAAATGCTGCGTGAAATACAACTTCCTTGGACCAATATTCACGGCATATATGAAAATATACCGTCTCCTTGCACATGCTCTTAGAGGTAGTTACCATGCCATACTGCTTAAAGGTGTACCTCGGTCAGTTTAGTCAGATTATAGTGTATTTTTACCATCCCAATATATATGTCGGGTTGTAAATATCTAATTGTAACCGtccaatgaaaaataaaataagtgtaACCCGCCCAATGATTTTCGTCAGTTTGGTCGGATTAACCCGTTTAAaccgatttttattttttatttattattgttaggTTTCGgtgttcaaataattaatttgaaaaaataaatatatagtatatgcctttcaaaattaaaagggttgtagtttaaattaatgttaaaaaataaatataaattgaataaatattaaagtgttaaacaatatttttttaaaaaaaaataaataaaaaaatatactcaCGTGTAGTAACTAAATTTTAACTTCAATattcaaatataatcaaaattatcaactataaattctaaattttaaattaaacactataaaatataaactttaaatgtAAAATAGTTTAAGTATTATTCATAATTTATAtgttctatatattatattatagatcattttaataaaaaatatataaatcggtTTATTCAGGTTATTTGAGCGAGTTAGAATATTATTTAACACAGGCAATAAATTCGTTgagcggtttgaatttttcatatagttattcgaattatattttttgtcggTTTATTCAGTTTGATTTAAGCGATTTATTCGGGTTTGACgaatggtaatttttttttaaacagccCTAATACTGCCTAATATATTGGCATGTGGCTCTAATCTTCCCCCTCTAGCCGTGTAAGAATTTATGTTCCATTCCCAAGCCGCCTGACATTATATCCCCTTTCCTTACACGTATCAataactttctctctctctctctctctagtcaGAAGAAGCTTCAAAGTTTGTGTCGTTTTAGGAAGGTAAAGTCTTttctatattaattatatacaagCTTAACCCAATCCAACTCAATCCCACTTGGCTTCACATCTATGACTTCTTCAAACTCGTAGTCATAAGGGTACTACTATTACAACTCTGCTTTATTATGTACTGACTTTGAAACTAAcagaagaagagaaaaacagAGAGTTTGTTAAGTGTGGAGAAAGGAGAAGAGAACTGTGTTGTTGTAGTCTTTTCCTTGGTCTTTTGATTATCTTATGAGTACCATGGAGCGTTATGAGATTGTGAAAGATATTGGGTCTGGGAATTTTGGTGTGGCAAGGCTGGTCAGGGATAAGGGGACAAGAGAGCTTTTTGCTGTTAAGTTCATTGAGAGAGGCCAGAAGGTCAACTCCTTTATCTATTTTACTTTTTGGTTGGGAAAGTTTGAATTGGTTGTGTTTATCATTCTGTGATTTGAGATTTTTACTGTTTCCCATCTGGGATTTAGTTCGTTTAAGGATTTTGTTTATGGGTATATTTCAGATTGATGAACACGTACGAAGAGAGATCATGAACCACAGGTCATTAAAACATCCTAATATTGTTAGATTCAAAGAGGTTAGTCATCAATTATTCTCTCACTGATATTCCTTTATGGTCATTAAGCATTACCATATGAATCTATGACACATAATTGTGGtgcattttccttttttttttaatatggtcATTAAGCATTACAATGACTTGAGCTTAAAGTATCTTTAGAATGGCCTACATCTTAAAAATTGGGTTTtgtaatcaatttattttaggtACTTTTAACTCCAACTCATCTGGCCATTGTGATGGAGTATGCTGCTGGTGGAGAGCTCTTTGAAAGAATATGCACTGCTGGTAGATTTAGTGAAGATGAGGTAATGGAGGAAATTTCTAACTAAACTTATGTTTTTACACCAAATGAAATCTTAATGAATGTAAGCACTTAAGCATCTTTTTGTTCTATTGAATCAGGCAAGATTTTTCTTTCAACAACTAATATCAGGAGTCAGTTACTGTCATTCAATGGTAAGAATTTTGTTTGAACTATCCTTTTGTGATAGATATACATACATATCTCTAAAGAACTGCATTGATTATCAACTTTGTCAttgtctaattatttaataaatgacTTCTGGCAGCAAATATGTCATAGAGATCTTAAACTTGAAAATACTCTCCTAGATGGCAGCACAGCTCCCAGagtgaaaatatgtgattttggatACTCAAAGGTAACTGAAATGATATAAAAAGAttaagcatattagatttttaaGTTGATTAATTGGTGAACTTTGTTGTGTATATAGTCATCTGTGCTGCATTCTCAGCCAAAATCTACTGTTGGTACACCAGCTTACATTGCACCTGAGGTCCTCTCTAAAAAGGAGTATGATGGAAAGGTACTAACTCCATTCTTAATTTAACCTCATTTTCTTCAACCATGGCATTTAGTGAGTGATATGATGTTGAAAATTATAGATTGCAGATGTTTGGTCATGTGGGGTAACCTTATATGTGATGTTAGTGGGTGCTTATCCTTTTGAGGATCCAGAAGACCCAAGAAACTTTACAAAAACAATTGGGGTGAGTAAGTGATTTTGTTAAGAGCACTTctaccaaatttttttttgtgagtTTTTATAACTAAAGATTTCTGGGATTATG
This window harbors:
- the LOC115722026 gene encoding serine/threonine-protein kinase SAPK2 isoform X1; this translates as MSTMERYEIVKDIGSGNFGVARLVRDKGTRELFAVKFIERGQKIDEHVRREIMNHRSLKHPNIVRFKEVLLTPTHLAIVMEYAAGGELFERICTAGRFSEDEARFFFQQLISGVSYCHSMQICHRDLKLENTLLDGSTAPRVKICDFGYSKSSVLHSQPKSTVGTPAYIAPEVLSKKEYDGKIADVWSCGVTLYVMLVGAYPFEDPEDPRNFTKTIGRILSVHYSIPDYVRISLECKHLLSRVFVANPEKRITIPEIKNHPWFLRNLPIEFMEGGSYQSTDVNNPSQSIEEVVSIIHEASKVVEAPKLGGGLMGGSMDLDDLDIDADVDIDIETSGDFVCPL
- the LOC115722026 gene encoding serine/threonine-protein kinase SRK2A isoform X2, which codes for MSTMERYEIVKDIGSGNFGVARLVRDKGTRELFAVKFIERGQKIDEHVRREIMNHRSLKHPNIVRFKEVLLTPTHLAIVMEYAAGGELFERICTAGRFSEDEARFFFQQLISGVSYCHSMQICHRDLKLENTLLDGSTAPRVKICDFGYSKSSVLHSQPKSTVGTPAYIAPEVLSKKEYDGKIADVWSCGVTLYVMLVGAYPFEDPEDPRNFTKTIGRILSVHYSIPDYVRISLE